In the genome of Pseudomonas sp. HS6, one region contains:
- the glyS gene encoding glycine--tRNA ligase subunit beta encodes MSAQDFLVELGTEELPPKALNTLAEAFLAGIDKGLQAAGLSYETKTVYAAPRRLAVLITALATQQPDRSINLDGPPRQAAFDADGNPTQAALGFAKKCGVELSEIDQSGPKLRYSQNIAGKPTASLLPTIVEDSLNDLPIPKRMRWGARKEEFVRPTQWLVMLLGDQVIDCTILAQKAGRESRGHRFHHPENVRIGSPSSYLADLRAAYVLADANERREIISKRTEELATRQEGTAIVPPALLDEVTALVEWPVPLVCSFEERFLDVPQEALITTMQDNQKYFCLLDADGKLLPRFITVANIESKDPQQIVAGNEKVVRPRLTDAEFFFKQDKKQKLEAFNDRLQNVVFQEKLGSVYDKAERVSKLAAYIAARIGGNASWAARAGLLSKCDLATEMVGEFPEMQGVAGYYYALNDGEPEDVALALNEQYMPRGAGAELPATLTGAAVAIADKLDTLVGIFGIGMLPTGSKDPYALRRAALGVLRILIEKQLDLDLNDAVAFAVNAFGAKVKAAGLNDAVLEFIFDRLRARYEDEGVDVATYLSVRALKPGSALDFDQRVQAVQAFRKLPEAAALAAVNKRVSNLLSKVEGSVPTDVQAKYFDNANEFSLYSAIQQADQAVQPMAAARQYNESLARLAALREPVDAFFDAVMVNAEDANVRANRYALLARLRGLFLGVADISLLG; translated from the coding sequence ATGAGTGCTCAAGATTTTCTGGTTGAACTGGGCACCGAAGAACTGCCACCCAAAGCCCTGAACACCCTGGCCGAAGCGTTCCTGGCCGGTATCGACAAGGGCCTGCAAGCCGCCGGCCTGAGCTACGAGACCAAAACCGTCTACGCTGCGCCACGTCGTCTGGCTGTGCTGATCACCGCGCTGGCCACCCAGCAACCGGATCGCAGCATCAACCTCGACGGCCCACCACGTCAGGCTGCATTCGATGCCGACGGCAACCCGACTCAAGCGGCACTGGGCTTCGCCAAGAAGTGCGGCGTCGAGCTGAGCGAAATCGACCAGAGCGGTCCGAAACTGCGCTACAGCCAGAACATCGCCGGGAAACCGACCGCCAGCCTGCTGCCGACCATCGTCGAAGATTCGCTGAACGACCTGCCGATCCCGAAACGCATGCGTTGGGGTGCGCGCAAGGAAGAGTTCGTACGTCCGACCCAGTGGCTGGTGATGCTGCTCGGCGACCAGGTCATCGACTGCACGATCCTCGCGCAGAAGGCTGGCCGTGAATCCCGTGGCCACCGTTTCCACCACCCGGAAAACGTGCGCATCGGTTCGCCGTCGAGCTACCTGGCCGACCTGCGTGCCGCTTACGTGCTGGCCGACGCCAACGAGCGTCGCGAAATCATCAGCAAGCGCACCGAAGAGCTGGCAACCCGTCAGGAAGGCACAGCAATCGTGCCGCCGGCGCTGCTCGACGAAGTGACTGCACTGGTCGAGTGGCCGGTGCCGCTGGTGTGCTCGTTCGAGGAGCGTTTCCTCGACGTGCCGCAAGAAGCGCTGATCACCACCATGCAGGACAACCAGAAGTACTTCTGCCTGCTGGATGCCGACGGCAAGCTGCTGCCACGTTTCATCACTGTGGCCAACATCGAATCCAAAGACCCGCAGCAGATCGTTGCCGGTAACGAGAAAGTGGTTCGTCCACGTCTGACCGACGCCGAGTTCTTCTTCAAGCAGGACAAGAAGCAGAAGCTCGAAGCGTTCAACGATCGCCTGCAGAACGTGGTGTTCCAGGAAAAACTCGGCAGCGTCTACGACAAGGCCGAGCGCGTTTCGAAACTGGCCGCGTACATCGCCGCACGCATCGGCGGCAACGCTTCGTGGGCTGCCCGTGCAGGCCTGCTGTCCAAGTGCGACCTGGCCACCGAAATGGTCGGCGAGTTCCCGGAGATGCAAGGTGTCGCCGGCTACTACTACGCCCTCAATGACGGCGAGCCGGAAGACGTCGCTCTGGCGCTGAACGAGCAGTACATGCCACGCGGTGCCGGCGCTGAACTGCCTGCCACCCTGACCGGTGCGGCCGTGGCCATCGCCGACAAGCTCGACACCCTGGTCGGCATCTTCGGCATCGGCATGCTGCCGACCGGCAGCAAAGACCCGTATGCGCTGCGCCGTGCGGCACTGGGCGTGCTGCGGATCCTGATCGAAAAACAACTGGATCTGGACCTGAACGACGCCGTGGCTTTCGCCGTGAATGCGTTCGGTGCCAAGGTCAAGGCTGCCGGCCTGAACGACGCGGTCCTGGAGTTCATCTTCGACCGTCTGCGTGCGCGTTACGAAGACGAAGGCGTGGATGTGGCCACCTACCTGTCGGTACGTGCCCTGAAGCCGGGTTCGGCGCTGGACTTCGACCAGCGTGTGCAAGCGGTTCAGGCCTTCCGCAAACTGCCGGAAGCGGCAGCGCTGGCGGCGGTGAACAAGCGTGTGTCGAACCTGCTGAGCAAAGTGGAAGGCTCCGTGCCGACCGACGTTCAAGCCAAGTACTTCGACAACGCCAACGAGTTCTCGCTGTACTCGGCGATCCAGCAAGCGGACCAGGCTGTACAGCCAATGGCCGCGGCGCGTCAGTACAACGAATCGCTGGCACGCCTGGCCGCTCTGCGCGAGCCGGTGGACGCGTTCTTCGACGCGGTGATGGTCAATGCCGAAGACGCCAATGTGCGGGCCAACCGCTACGCGCTGCTGGCGCGTCTGCGTGGCCTGTTCCTGGGTGTTGCCGACATTTCGCTGCTGGGTTGA
- the glyQ gene encoding glycine--tRNA ligase subunit alpha has product MSQPTPAVRTFQDLILALQQYWAEQGCVVLQPYDMEVGAGTFHTATFLRAIGPETWNAAYVQPSRRPTDGRYGENPNRLQHYYQFQVVLKPNPDNFQELYLGSLKHVGLDPLVHDIRFVEDNWESPTLGAWGLGWEVWLNGMEVTQFTYFQQAGGIECYPVTGEITYGLERLAMYLQGVDSVYDLVWADGPFGKVTYGDVFHQNEVEQSTYNFEHANVDKLFELFDFYESEAKRLIELDQPLPLPSYEMVLKASHTFNLLDARRAISVTARQQYILRVRTLARSVAQAYLLARAKLGFPMATPDLRDEVLAKLEAAQ; this is encoded by the coding sequence GTGAGCCAGCCTACGCCAGCCGTGCGTACCTTCCAAGACTTGATCCTCGCGCTCCAGCAATACTGGGCCGAGCAAGGTTGTGTGGTACTTCAGCCCTACGATATGGAAGTAGGCGCCGGCACTTTCCACACCGCGACATTCCTGCGTGCCATCGGCCCGGAAACCTGGAACGCCGCTTACGTACAGCCAAGCCGCCGTCCGACTGACGGCCGTTACGGCGAAAACCCGAACCGTCTGCAGCACTACTACCAGTTCCAGGTAGTCCTGAAGCCGAACCCGGACAACTTCCAGGAACTGTACCTGGGCTCCCTCAAGCATGTCGGCCTGGACCCGCTGGTCCACGACATCCGCTTCGTCGAAGACAACTGGGAATCGCCGACCCTCGGCGCCTGGGGTCTGGGCTGGGAAGTCTGGCTGAACGGCATGGAAGTGACCCAGTTCACTTACTTCCAGCAGGCGGGCGGCATTGAGTGCTACCCGGTGACCGGCGAGATCACTTACGGTCTGGAGCGTCTGGCCATGTACCTGCAGGGCGTGGACTCGGTCTACGACCTGGTCTGGGCTGACGGTCCGTTCGGCAAAGTGACCTACGGCGACGTGTTCCACCAGAACGAAGTGGAGCAGTCCACCTACAACTTCGAACACGCCAACGTCGACAAGCTGTTCGAACTGTTCGACTTCTATGAAAGCGAAGCCAAGCGCCTGATCGAACTCGACCAGCCGCTACCGTTGCCAAGCTACGAAATGGTTCTGAAGGCCTCGCACACCTTCAACCTGCTGGATGCACGCCGGGCGATCTCGGTGACCGCGCGTCAGCAATACATTCTGCGCGTTCGCACCCTGGCGCGTTCCGTCGCCCAAGCCTACCTGCTGGCCCGCGCCAAGCTGGGCTTCCCGATGGCAACCCCGGACCTGCGTGACGAAGTACTGGCCAAGCTGGAGGCTGCACAATGA
- the tag gene encoding DNA-3-methyladenine glycosylase I, translating into MPRCFWCNEDPLYMAYHDQEWGTPLRDAQGLFELLLLEGFQAGLSWITVLRKRERYREVLFGFDVQRVAQMSDAEIDELMLDPGIIRNRLKLNAARRNAQAWLALEDPVAFLWSFVDNRPVINHFKDRSEVPAITPQAVAMSKGLKKAGFTFVGPTICYALMQASGMVMDHTQDCDRYAQLVNAG; encoded by the coding sequence ATGCCACGCTGCTTTTGGTGCAACGAAGATCCGCTGTACATGGCTTATCACGATCAGGAGTGGGGCACGCCGCTACGCGATGCGCAGGGATTGTTCGAGTTGCTTTTGCTCGAAGGGTTCCAGGCCGGGCTTTCGTGGATCACCGTGCTGCGCAAACGCGAGCGGTATCGCGAGGTATTGTTCGGCTTCGACGTACAGCGCGTGGCGCAGATGAGCGACGCCGAAATCGATGAATTGATGCTCGATCCGGGGATCATCCGCAACCGCCTCAAGCTCAATGCCGCCCGGCGCAACGCCCAGGCCTGGCTGGCACTCGAAGACCCGGTGGCCTTCCTCTGGTCGTTTGTGGATAACCGACCGGTGATCAATCATTTCAAGGATCGCAGCGAAGTCCCGGCCATCACCCCGCAAGCTGTGGCCATGAGCAAAGGCCTGAAAAAGGCCGGTTTCACCTTCGTCGGTCCGACCATTTGCTATGCGCTGATGCAGGCCTCGGGCATGGTTATGGATCACACTCAGGACTGCGACCGCTACGCGCAGCTCGTCAACGCCGGTTAG
- a CDS encoding lysophospholipid acyltransferase, with product MEKFKGAMLVGALRLFALLPWRAVQAVGSAIGWIMWKTPNRSRDVVRINLAKCFPQMDPAERERLVGQSLKDIGKSLTESACAWIWPAQRSIDLVREVVGLDILKDALASGKGVVGITSHLGNWEVLNHFYCSQCKPIIFYRPPKLKAVDELLRKQRVQLGNRVAASTKEGILSVIKEVRKGGQVGIPADPEPAESAGIFVPFFATQALTSKFVPNMLAGGKAVGVFLHALRLPDGSGYKVILEAAPEAMYSTDTETSCAAMSQVVERYVAAYPSQYMWSMKRFKKRPPGEARWY from the coding sequence GTGGAAAAGTTTAAAGGCGCCATGCTGGTTGGCGCTCTGCGGCTGTTTGCCCTGCTTCCGTGGCGGGCCGTGCAGGCCGTGGGTTCGGCGATCGGCTGGATCATGTGGAAAACCCCCAACCGTTCCCGCGACGTGGTGCGGATCAACCTCGCCAAATGTTTTCCACAGATGGATCCGGCCGAACGTGAGCGTCTGGTCGGCCAGAGCCTGAAAGACATCGGCAAGTCCCTGACCGAAAGCGCCTGCGCCTGGATCTGGCCGGCCCAGCGTTCCATCGACCTGGTGCGCGAAGTCGTAGGCCTCGACATCCTCAAGGACGCATTGGCGTCCGGCAAAGGCGTGGTCGGCATCACCAGTCACCTGGGCAACTGGGAAGTGCTCAACCACTTCTATTGCAGCCAGTGCAAACCGATCATTTTCTACCGGCCGCCGAAGCTCAAGGCTGTGGATGAATTGCTGCGCAAGCAGCGGGTGCAACTGGGCAACCGCGTGGCGGCGTCGACCAAGGAAGGCATCCTCAGTGTCATCAAGGAAGTGCGCAAGGGCGGTCAGGTGGGGATTCCTGCGGACCCGGAACCAGCAGAATCAGCCGGGATCTTCGTGCCGTTCTTCGCCACCCAGGCCCTGACCAGCAAGTTCGTGCCGAACATGCTCGCCGGTGGCAAAGCTGTCGGGGTGTTCCTGCATGCGCTGCGTTTGCCGGACGGTTCCGGCTACAAGGTGATCCTGGAAGCCGCGCCGGAAGCGATGTACAGCACCGACACCGAAACGTCCTGCGCGGCGATGAGTCAGGTGGTCGAGCGTTATGTGGCGGCTTATCCGAGCCAGTACATGTGGAGCATGAAGCGCTTCAAGAAGCGTCCGCCGGGTGAGGCGCGCTGGTACTGA
- a CDS encoding tetratricopeptide repeat protein, protein MIESLEKMLAKGVDNSLLRFGLGKGYLDLGENARAAEHFQRCVGFDPKYSAAWKLLGKAQLALGDLAAARQAWEQGLEAARAHGDKQAEKEMTVFLKKLDRQKP, encoded by the coding sequence ATGATCGAATCCCTGGAAAAAATGCTCGCCAAGGGTGTGGATAACTCTTTACTGCGCTTCGGTTTGGGCAAGGGTTATCTGGATCTGGGGGAGAACGCGCGGGCGGCCGAGCATTTCCAGCGTTGTGTCGGCTTCGATCCGAAGTACTCGGCAGCATGGAAACTGTTGGGCAAGGCGCAACTGGCGCTGGGTGATCTGGCGGCTGCGCGGCAGGCGTGGGAACAGGGGCTGGAAGCGGCCCGGGCCCATGGCGACAAGCAGGCGGAGAAGGAAATGACGGTGTTTCTGAAAAAGCTGGATCGGCAGAAGCCGTAA
- the trkA gene encoding Trk system potassium transporter TrkA produces the protein MKIIILGAGQVGGSLAEHLASEANDITVVDTDGDRLRDLGDRLDIRTVQGRGSLPTVLRQAGADDADMLVAVTNSDETNMVACQVAHTLFHTPTKIARVREASYLTREEQLFQNEAIPVDVLISPEQVVTNYIKRLIQHPGALQVIDFAEGQAQLVAVRAYYGGPLVGQQLRQLREHMPNVETRVAAIFRRDRPILPQGNTVIEADDEVFFIAARENIRAVMSEMRRLDETYKRIVIAGGGQIGERLAEAIESRYQVKIIEMNPARCRYLSDTLDSTVVLQGSASDRDLLLEENIADADIFLALTNDDEANIMSSLLAKRLGAKKVMTIINNPAYVDLIQGGDIDIAISPQLATIGTLLAHVRRGDIVSVHSLRRGAAEAIEAVAHGDSKSSKVIGKAIENIALPPGTTIGAIIRDEEVIIAHDDTVIAAGDHVILFLVDKKHIRDVEKLFHVGLSFF, from the coding sequence TTGAAAATCATCATCCTCGGTGCAGGGCAGGTCGGCGGTTCGCTGGCTGAACATCTGGCCAGCGAAGCCAACGACATCACCGTGGTCGACACCGATGGCGACCGTCTGCGCGACCTTGGCGACCGTCTCGATATCCGCACCGTGCAGGGCCGTGGCTCGCTGCCGACCGTGCTACGTCAGGCCGGCGCCGACGACGCCGACATGTTGGTGGCGGTGACCAACAGCGACGAAACCAACATGGTCGCCTGTCAGGTTGCCCACACCCTGTTCCACACCCCGACCAAGATTGCCCGGGTACGCGAAGCGTCGTACCTGACGCGCGAAGAGCAACTGTTCCAGAACGAAGCGATCCCGGTCGACGTGCTGATCAGCCCCGAGCAAGTGGTCACCAACTACATCAAGCGTCTGATCCAGCATCCCGGCGCCTTGCAGGTGATCGACTTCGCCGAGGGGCAGGCGCAACTGGTGGCGGTGCGCGCCTATTACGGCGGGCCGCTGGTGGGTCAGCAACTGCGCCAGTTGCGCGAACACATGCCGAATGTGGAAACCCGAGTGGCGGCAATTTTCCGTCGTGACCGTCCGATTCTTCCCCAGGGCAACACGGTGATCGAGGCCGACGACGAAGTCTTCTTCATCGCCGCCCGTGAGAACATTCGCGCCGTGATGAGCGAAATGCGTCGCCTCGACGAAACCTACAAACGTATCGTCATCGCCGGCGGCGGGCAGATCGGTGAGCGGCTGGCCGAGGCCATCGAAAGCCGTTACCAAGTGAAGATCATCGAGATGAACCCGGCGCGCTGTCGTTATCTGTCCGACACCCTCGACAGCACTGTGGTGCTGCAGGGCAGCGCGTCGGATCGCGACCTGTTGCTGGAAGAGAACATTGCCGACGCGGACATCTTCCTCGCGCTGACCAACGATGACGAAGCCAACATCATGTCGTCGTTGCTGGCCAAGCGCCTGGGCGCGAAGAAGGTGATGACGATCATCAACAACCCGGCCTACGTAGACCTGATCCAGGGCGGCGACATCGACATCGCCATCAGCCCGCAACTGGCGACCATCGGCACCTTGCTGGCCCACGTGCGGCGCGGCGATATCGTCAGCGTGCACTCCTTGCGCCGGGGCGCGGCGGAAGCCATCGAAGCGGTGGCCCATGGTGATTCGAAGTCGAGCAAGGTCATCGGCAAGGCCATCGAAAACATCGCCCTGCCGCCGGGGACCACCATCGGCGCGATCATCCGCGATGAAGAAGTGATCATCGCCCATGACGACACAGTGATTGCCGCAGGCGACCACGTGATTCTGTTCCTTGTGGATAAAAAGCACATTCGCGACGTGGAGAAGCTGTTCCACGTGGGATTGAGCTTCTTCTGA
- the rsmB gene encoding 16S rRNA (cytosine(967)-C(5))-methyltransferase RsmB, with amino-acid sequence MNPRLAAAKALAAVLSGKASLNSSLPTQLDKVEDRDRGFTQDLAFGTARWQPRLSALAEKLLQKPFKAADADVEALLLVGLYQLLYTRVPPHAAIGETVGCADKLKKPWAKGLLNAVLRNAQREHEAIFAELERDPVVRTAHPRWLQKSLKAFWPEQWEAICEANNAHPPMILRVNRLHHSRDAYLGLLTEAGIAAQPCTFSRDGIILDAAADVRSLPGFAEGWISVQDEAAQLAADLLDLAPGQRVLDACCAPGGKTCHILEAEPALAGVVAVDLEAKRLVRVKENLERLGLNAELIAADGRDTATWWDGKPFQRILLDAPCSATGVIRRHPDIKLTRQADDIAALAQLQGELLDAMWKTLEVGGVLLYATCSTLPTENTEVIGAFLERTPGARELDLATQAGIKQPHGRQLLAQQGGHDGFYYAKLIKIAAARG; translated from the coding sequence ATGAACCCGCGTCTGGCCGCCGCCAAGGCACTCGCCGCCGTTCTGAGCGGCAAGGCTTCGCTCAACAGCTCCCTGCCGACGCAGCTGGACAAGGTCGAGGATCGCGATCGCGGCTTCACTCAGGATCTGGCTTTCGGCACCGCCCGCTGGCAGCCACGCTTGTCGGCGCTGGCGGAAAAACTGCTGCAGAAGCCGTTCAAGGCTGCGGACGCCGATGTCGAGGCGCTGTTGCTGGTCGGTCTCTATCAGTTGCTCTACACCCGCGTCCCGCCGCACGCCGCCATCGGCGAAACCGTCGGTTGCGCGGACAAGCTGAAAAAGCCATGGGCCAAGGGTTTGCTCAACGCAGTGCTGCGCAATGCCCAGCGCGAACATGAGGCGATCTTCGCCGAACTGGAACGCGATCCGGTGGTGCGCACCGCCCACCCGCGCTGGCTGCAAAAATCCCTGAAGGCCTTCTGGCCTGAACAGTGGGAAGCCATCTGCGAGGCGAACAACGCGCATCCACCGATGATCCTGCGGGTCAATCGCCTTCATCACAGCCGCGACGCTTACCTCGGTCTGCTGACTGAAGCAGGCATCGCCGCGCAACCGTGCACTTTCAGCCGCGACGGCATTATCCTCGACGCTGCCGCCGATGTGCGCAGCCTGCCGGGTTTCGCTGAAGGCTGGATCAGCGTGCAGGACGAAGCCGCGCAACTGGCTGCCGATTTGCTCGACCTTGCGCCAGGCCAGCGGGTGCTGGACGCCTGCTGCGCGCCGGGTGGCAAGACCTGCCACATCCTTGAAGCCGAACCGGCGCTGGCCGGCGTGGTGGCGGTGGACCTGGAAGCCAAGCGTCTGGTGCGGGTAAAGGAAAACCTCGAACGGCTCGGCCTGAACGCCGAACTGATCGCCGCCGACGGTCGCGACACGGCAACCTGGTGGGACGGCAAACCGTTCCAGCGCATCCTGCTCGACGCACCATGCTCGGCCACCGGGGTGATCCGCCGTCACCCGGACATCAAGCTGACCCGTCAGGCCGACGACATCGCCGCCCTCGCGCAACTGCAAGGCGAGTTGCTCGACGCCATGTGGAAGACCCTCGAAGTGGGCGGCGTCCTGCTCTACGCCACCTGCTCGACCTTGCCGACCGAGAACACCGAAGTCATCGGCGCGTTCCTTGAGCGCACGCCGGGCGCCCGGGAACTGGATCTGGCCACGCAGGCCGGGATCAAGCAGCCGCATGGTCGCCAATTGCTGGCCCAGCAGGGCGGGCATGACGGGTTCTACTACGCCAAGCTGATCAAGATCGCTGCCGCGCGCGGCTAA
- the fmt gene encoding methionyl-tRNA formyltransferase: protein MTEPLRIVFAGTPEFAAEHLKALLDSPYEIVAVYTQPDRPAGRGQKLMPSPVKQLALENNIQVLQPPTLRNADAQAELAELKPDLMVVVAYGLILPQVVLDIPRLGCINSHASLLPRWRGAAPIQRAVEAGDAESGVTVMRMEAGLDTGPMLLKVVTPISADDTGGSLHDRLAEMGPPAVVQAIAGLAAGTLEGEVQNDDLATYAHKLNKDEARIDWSRPAVELERLVRAFNPWPITHSTLNGEALKVLAATLAEGNGAPGTILGASKDGLLVACGEQALCLTRLQLPGGKALNFSDLFNSRREKFATGIVLGAAVDAQ from the coding sequence ATGACTGAGCCACTGCGCATCGTTTTTGCTGGCACCCCGGAATTCGCCGCCGAACACCTCAAGGCACTGCTGGACAGCCCTTACGAGATCGTTGCGGTCTACACCCAACCGGATCGCCCGGCCGGTCGTGGGCAAAAACTGATGCCGAGCCCGGTCAAACAGCTCGCTCTGGAAAACAATATCCAGGTGTTGCAGCCGCCGACCCTGCGCAACGCTGACGCCCAGGCCGAGCTCGCTGAGCTGAAGCCTGACTTGATGGTGGTGGTTGCCTACGGCCTGATCCTGCCGCAAGTGGTGCTGGATATTCCGCGTCTGGGCTGCATCAACAGCCACGCCTCCCTGCTGCCACGCTGGCGCGGTGCGGCGCCGATCCAGCGCGCCGTCGAAGCAGGCGACGCCGAAAGCGGCGTAACCGTAATGCGCATGGAAGCGGGCCTCGATACCGGTCCGATGCTGCTCAAGGTCGTGACCCCGATCAGCGCCGACGACACCGGCGGCAGCCTCCACGACCGCCTCGCCGAAATGGGCCCGCCTGCCGTCGTGCAAGCGATTGCCGGCCTGGCCGCTGGCACCCTGGAAGGCGAAGTGCAGAACGACGACCTCGCCACCTACGCGCACAAACTGAACAAGGACGAAGCACGCATCGACTGGAGCCGCCCGGCCGTCGAGCTGGAGCGTCTGGTCCGCGCCTTCAATCCATGGCCGATCACCCACAGCACGCTCAATGGCGAAGCGCTGAAAGTGTTGGCGGCGACGCTGGCCGAAGGCAACGGCGCACCGGGCACCATCCTCGGCGCCAGCAAGGACGGCCTTCTCGTCGCCTGTGGCGAACAGGCGCTGTGCCTGACCCGCCTGCAATTGCCCGGCGGCAAGGCGCTGAACTTCAGCGATTTGTTCAACAGCCGTCGTGAGAAATTCGCCACCGGCATCGTGCTTGGCGCAGCGGTGGACGCGCAATGA
- the def gene encoding peptide deformylase has translation MAILNILEFPDPRLRTIAKPVAVVDDEVRQLVDDMFETMYEAPGIGLAATQVNVHKRIVVMDLSEDRTEPRVFINPEFESLTDEMEQYQEGCLSVPGFYENVDRPQKVRIKALDRDGKPYELIAEGLLAVCIQHECDHLNGKLFVDYLSTLKRDRIKKKLEKQHRQNA, from the coding sequence ATGGCCATTTTGAACATCCTCGAATTTCCGGACCCGCGTCTGCGCACTATCGCCAAACCTGTGGCTGTAGTGGACGACGAAGTGCGTCAACTGGTCGATGACATGTTTGAAACAATGTATGAAGCGCCGGGCATCGGCCTTGCCGCGACCCAGGTCAACGTGCACAAACGTATCGTCGTGATGGACCTTTCCGAAGACCGCACCGAACCCCGGGTGTTCATCAACCCCGAGTTCGAATCGCTGACCGACGAAATGGAGCAGTACCAGGAAGGCTGCCTCTCGGTGCCGGGCTTCTACGAAAACGTCGACCGCCCGCAGAAGGTCAGGATCAAGGCGCTTGATCGTGACGGCAAGCCTTACGAACTGATCGCCGAAGGTCTGCTCGCGGTGTGCATCCAGCACGAATGCGACCACCTCAACGGCAAGTTGTTCGTCGATTACCTGTCCACGCTCAAACGCGACCGGATCAAGAAGAAACTGGAAAAGCAGCACCGCCAGAACGCTTGA
- a CDS encoding LysM peptidoglycan-binding domain-containing protein: MRKSLLALLFLASVGTAHGQVQLKEGFPQQYTVVSGDTLWDISGKYLREPWQWPQLWRANPQIENPNLIYPGDTLTLSYVNGQPRLTLNRGVSRGTIKLSPRIRSSPVAEAIPSIPLKSINSFLLSNRIVDKVEDFDKAPYIVAGDAERVLSGTGDRIFARGHFDPNQPVYGIFRQGKVYTDPQSKEFLGINADDIGGGEIVATEGDVATLALQRTTQEVRLGDRLFSGEERSINSTFMPSAPTTDINGLIIDVPRGVTQIGAMDVVTLNKGKRDGLAEGNVLVVMKTGETVRDRITGQPLKIPDERAGLLMVFRTYDKLSYGLVLNASRSLAVLDKVRNP, translated from the coding sequence ATGAGGAAATCACTACTCGCCCTGCTGTTTCTGGCTTCGGTCGGTACAGCGCACGGGCAAGTGCAACTCAAGGAAGGTTTTCCACAGCAATACACGGTGGTTTCGGGGGATACGCTCTGGGACATCTCCGGTAAATATTTGCGCGAACCCTGGCAGTGGCCGCAGCTGTGGCGGGCCAATCCGCAGATTGAAAACCCCAACCTTATCTATCCGGGCGACACGCTGACGCTCAGTTACGTCAACGGCCAGCCCCGCCTGACCCTCAATCGCGGGGTGTCGCGCGGCACCATCAAGCTGTCGCCCCGGATCCGCAGCAGCCCGGTGGCCGAGGCGATCCCGAGCATTCCGCTGAAATCCATCAACAGCTTTCTGCTGAGCAACCGCATCGTCGACAAGGTCGAGGACTTCGACAAGGCGCCGTACATCGTTGCCGGCGATGCCGAGCGCGTGCTCAGCGGCACCGGTGACCGGATCTTCGCCCGCGGGCATTTCGACCCGAACCAGCCGGTCTACGGGATCTTCCGCCAAGGCAAGGTCTACACCGATCCGCAGAGCAAGGAGTTCCTGGGGATCAACGCCGACGACATCGGCGGCGGTGAAATCGTCGCCACCGAGGGCGACGTCGCGACCCTGGCCCTGCAACGCACGACCCAGGAAGTGCGCCTCGGCGACCGTCTGTTCAGCGGCGAGGAACGCTCGATCAACTCGACCTTCATGCCCAGCGCTCCCACTACCGACATCAACGGTCTGATCATCGATGTGCCGCGCGGCGTTACGCAGATCGGCGCGATGGACGTGGTGACACTGAACAAGGGCAAACGCGACGGTCTGGCCGAGGGCAACGTGCTGGTGGTGATGAAAACCGGGGAAACCGTGCGTGACCGAATCACCGGCCAGCCGTTGAAAATCCCCGATGAACGCGCCGGATTGCTGATGGTGTTCCGCACCTACGACAAGCTCAGCTACGGCTTGGTATTGAACGCATCGCGCTCGTTGGCGGTGCTGGACAAGGTGCGAAATCCTTAG